The following proteins come from a genomic window of Corallococcus sp. NCRR:
- a CDS encoding M12 family metallopeptidase: MKALLLSLVAACGDPASPPSEEAASQPRQGERVTADVELPGLGVQRITYERRDGRALFEGDIIIQERPGNRLSAESIGQANSYSRWPDRTIPYVIDSNLPDPSRVLNAIAHWQANTSIRFKARTTEYSYVRFVRWPDGSNCASSVGMVGGEQSVTLEDACGEGAVIHEIGHAVGLWHEQSRSDRDDYVTVNTGNILPGQEHNFAKRTTNVLNVGPYDFGSIMHYGATAFSSNGLPTIVRKDGSTWGMGQRDGLSSGDIQGVEYLYGRPSVIQSLLDETRCLEVKDGNPASQTPVQLWGCNGTPAQNWYRTGQQELRSALAPNLCLDVVGGYPTSGTRVQVYECNGSLAQKWTIVGAQLRSALGSDLCLDVINGDPTPGTKLQIWTCNYTNAQYWHPLRW, translated from the coding sequence TTGAAGGCGTTGCTGCTGTCCCTGGTGGCGGCTTGTGGAGACCCCGCGTCTCCCCCTTCCGAAGAGGCTGCTTCCCAGCCGCGTCAGGGAGAGCGGGTGACGGCGGATGTCGAGCTGCCAGGGCTCGGGGTGCAGCGAATCACCTATGAACGGCGGGATGGAAGGGCGCTCTTCGAGGGGGACATCATCATCCAGGAGCGCCCGGGGAACAGGCTGAGCGCCGAATCCATCGGACAGGCAAACAGCTATTCGCGCTGGCCGGACAGGACGATTCCGTACGTCATTGACTCGAACCTGCCGGATCCGAGCCGGGTGTTGAACGCGATTGCCCATTGGCAGGCGAATACGTCCATCCGCTTCAAGGCCCGGACCACTGAATACAGTTACGTAAGGTTCGTTCGCTGGCCGGATGGTTCGAATTGCGCATCCAGCGTGGGCATGGTGGGCGGAGAGCAGTCGGTGACCCTGGAGGACGCTTGTGGCGAAGGGGCTGTGATTCACGAAATCGGTCACGCGGTCGGGCTGTGGCATGAGCAAAGCCGGTCCGACCGTGACGATTATGTGACTGTGAATACCGGAAACATCCTTCCGGGCCAGGAGCACAACTTCGCCAAGCGGACCACCAATGTGCTGAATGTCGGCCCGTACGACTTCGGTTCGATCATGCACTACGGCGCCACTGCCTTCAGCTCCAATGGCCTCCCCACAATCGTTCGCAAGGACGGAAGCACGTGGGGAATGGGGCAGCGTGACGGCTTGTCCAGTGGGGACATCCAGGGGGTCGAGTATCTCTATGGCCGTCCCAGCGTCATCCAGAGCCTGCTGGACGAGACCCGCTGCCTCGAAGTGAAGGATGGCAACCCCGCTTCGCAGACCCCCGTCCAACTCTGGGGCTGCAACGGCACGCCCGCGCAGAACTGGTATCGGACAGGCCAGCAGGAGCTGCGAAGCGCCCTGGCCCCGAACCTCTGTCTGGACGTGGTTGGTGGCTATCCCACCAGCGGAACCCGGGTGCAGGTCTACGAGTGCAATGGCTCACTGGCCCAGAAGTGGACCATCGTCGGAGCGCAGCTGCGGAGCGCCCTGGGCTCGGACCTGTGCCTGGATGTCATCAATGGAGATCCCACGCCGGGCACGAAGCTCCAGATCTGGACCTGTAACTACACGAATGCCCAGTACTGGCATCCGCTGCGCTGGTAG
- a CDS encoding immunity 52 family protein, translating to MTSLADSRTYPETYYAGAYWGPRRESPEECAQRAAALFNLLAACDPLLANWNKIPKPRGKGRKTPLMPPDLPTLTEAFRRGVNREPGGPAIERLGMVLSAYNDGPPGEMVSVSTHCGAYEQNDNVCVLSLPSKGESAERLITASMLTDVTRSMALAWEPDWAVAMSETYRRMDGRQGQDDPWLGWVTYLARDRGTVPPLPAPVRIEPVEDKGTLIILTPERFTVANPEHVALARRVRELLARAGLMRTAGASPRG from the coding sequence ATGACCTCCCTCGCTGATTCCAGGACCTATCCTGAGACCTACTACGCAGGTGCCTACTGGGGTCCGCGACGAGAGTCTCCCGAGGAGTGTGCCCAGCGTGCGGCGGCCTTATTCAACCTGCTGGCCGCATGCGATCCCCTGCTGGCGAACTGGAACAAGATCCCCAAGCCGCGCGGCAAGGGACGCAAGACGCCCCTCATGCCTCCCGACCTGCCCACCCTGACGGAAGCGTTCCGGCGTGGCGTCAACCGCGAGCCGGGCGGGCCCGCCATCGAGCGCCTGGGCATGGTGCTTAGCGCATACAACGATGGCCCTCCCGGGGAAATGGTGTCCGTCAGCACGCACTGCGGAGCCTATGAGCAAAACGACAACGTCTGCGTCCTGTCTCTCCCATCGAAAGGAGAGAGCGCGGAGCGCCTCATCACCGCCTCGATGCTGACGGACGTGACGCGCAGCATGGCACTGGCCTGGGAACCCGACTGGGCAGTGGCCATGTCCGAGACATATCGGAGGATGGACGGCAGGCAGGGCCAGGACGACCCGTGGCTTGGCTGGGTGACGTACCTCGCCCGTGACCGAGGCACCGTGCCCCCCCTGCCCGCCCCCGTGCGCATCGAGCCGGTGGAGGACAAGGGCACGCTGATCATCCTCACCCCCGAGCGCTTCACCGTGGCCAACCCCGAGCATGTCGCGCTGGCGCGGCGGGTGCGCGAACTGCTGGCTCGGGCAGGGCTCATGCGAACAGCTGGAGCAAGTCCTCGCGGGTGA
- a CDS encoding Tox-REase-5 domain-containing protein — MRADVLLACVALLVTGCASAPPRHGGSLSYTPRTAAASPGARASSDEAPRASAPASSTAPSKAAQPLYRRKAERELTTGASPVRAVAMAEVPRHDDAQPDAWEQLLTNAGLEARDERPLAGELTPTQATRLMGVLLGKPITLSTFPPRMAAGFILREVMGGRAVTRQELSRRAERFSRERIAVLRPDGYLAWAHTGRTQQKVAAVEWRDGAFRAHGFELGRFYSGKGGAFRAVDAQLQASDWRPLAEVYDDADVISRTLDGAEDAFVELYHALGQLLTRPVDSFAGLRNLPTGVAALIASTPMYWERFQSMTRGEQIREVSRLTTGLLLTGGAASATSRTLKGMTFGAEVSVPVLSLSAEGALALERISVPAGRAAAALSGGPGAAIILQRANTTGSGAAPSKGPGQWAPARESMSPRARAYQEQITGHTADEAYWVGGTSTKDGGVKFDGFRDDVLLDAKGPGYSAFFNEDLSPKDWFISSGKAEELATQARRQVDAVRGMGIRIEWHVAEKHAADSIRKLLEGKNATEIIIIPTPVHPLKP; from the coding sequence ATGCGCGCTGACGTCCTGCTTGCGTGCGTGGCGCTCCTCGTCACCGGCTGCGCCTCGGCGCCTCCCAGGCATGGGGGTTCGCTGAGCTACACACCTCGCACGGCCGCCGCATCCCCTGGCGCGCGCGCGTCGAGCGATGAGGCGCCGCGCGCATCCGCTCCGGCGTCGAGCACTGCGCCTTCCAAGGCAGCTCAGCCGTTGTACCGCCGCAAGGCCGAGCGCGAACTGACGACGGGGGCAAGCCCCGTTCGCGCGGTGGCCATGGCGGAGGTCCCCCGTCATGACGACGCACAGCCGGACGCGTGGGAGCAGTTGCTGACGAACGCGGGGCTGGAGGCGCGAGACGAACGCCCCCTGGCAGGCGAGCTGACGCCCACGCAAGCAACGCGACTGATGGGAGTGCTCCTGGGCAAGCCCATCACGTTGAGCACCTTCCCGCCCCGGATGGCCGCGGGCTTCATCCTGCGCGAGGTGATGGGGGGACGCGCGGTCACACGTCAGGAGTTGTCGCGACGGGCGGAGCGCTTTTCCCGGGAGCGGATCGCGGTGTTACGCCCCGACGGTTACCTGGCCTGGGCACACACCGGGCGGACCCAGCAGAAGGTCGCGGCGGTTGAGTGGAGGGATGGCGCCTTCCGCGCGCATGGCTTCGAGCTGGGCCGCTTCTACAGCGGCAAGGGCGGTGCCTTCCGAGCCGTGGACGCACAGCTCCAGGCTTCGGACTGGCGGCCCCTGGCCGAGGTGTACGACGACGCGGACGTCATCAGCCGCACGCTGGACGGAGCCGAGGACGCCTTCGTGGAGCTGTACCACGCGCTGGGACAGTTACTCACTCGTCCCGTGGACAGCTTCGCGGGCCTGCGCAACCTGCCAACGGGCGTGGCGGCGCTCATCGCGTCTACGCCCATGTACTGGGAGCGCTTCCAGTCCATGACCCGTGGCGAGCAGATCCGCGAAGTGTCGCGGCTGACGACGGGACTGCTCCTCACCGGGGGCGCGGCATCGGCCACTTCGCGGACGCTGAAGGGAATGACGTTCGGCGCGGAAGTCTCGGTGCCGGTGCTCTCACTGTCGGCGGAGGGGGCGCTGGCACTTGAGCGCATCTCGGTTCCAGCGGGGCGCGCGGCGGCGGCCCTGAGCGGCGGGCCCGGGGCGGCCATCATCCTCCAGCGCGCGAACACGACTGGCAGTGGCGCCGCTCCATCCAAGGGGCCCGGGCAGTGGGCGCCCGCCAGGGAGTCAATGTCTCCGCGTGCCCGGGCCTACCAGGAGCAGATCACCGGACACACAGCGGATGAGGCGTACTGGGTCGGCGGCACGAGTACGAAGGACGGAGGCGTCAAGTTCGATGGGTTCAGGGATGACGTGCTCCTGGACGCCAAGGGGCCTGGCTACTCGGCGTTCTTCAATGAGGACCTCTCCCCCAAGGATTGGTTCATTTCTTCGGGCAAGGCCGAGGAACTCGCGACCCAAGCGCGGCGGCAGGTCGATGCCGTCCGCGGAATGGGGATCCGGATTGAATGGCACGTCGCCGAGAAGCATGCGGCAGACTCCATTCGGAAGCTGCTAGAGGGCAAGAACGCTACGGAAATCATCATCATCCCTACCCCGGTGCACCCGTTGAAGCCTTGA
- a CDS encoding serine/threonine-protein kinase — MSATLLDPPPGSLIDGWQVAKPLGAGGFARVFLGEKSGRHRAIKVAQHREASGDFKQTHARTLRELTVLLMLEHPNIVRPQGHGFAESGNLYLALDYVEGWTLAEWAERKHPTVREVLGVFEKLVGALAYMHGRGILHRDLKLSNVLIRKSDGEPVIIDFSCATYTLAKDLTDGGLPPGTDRYRAPEQFHFLREHRDEQRARYAFQVADEIFAVGVMLHELLTDPRPTEFRPRFDLNNEAFPPPSPRSANARVPEAVSDLIESMLALDPKRRPVDTEALRRELAELRADPSAEYDVPGHPPSEQRHGGAAPAALALPSAPRSLKRHVARVERPRGRGRWSAVLAGVVALVVVALLWRASGGVSWSPVEPRVATGERSPVTARSAPPKTSPPAMSTPSPSPVTAPGPSIAAALKEGSTVKTPPTETPPSGRTPRMTKRAVAAVECASLSLAAALMAGCPGAQIRPESFTCPAGAEEAMREQLHWKYGDRFTIRYDDRQPEQEDVWLTAGAEVVGVVPKGLASNRQKEIAPTGTRFYGKVYYLSDKMGRADGPALVIRYDRVKLPGQDEYPICFVVEKGPVVFKDGKVKAINRGGGEVVRRWP, encoded by the coding sequence ATGAGCGCGACGTTGCTCGACCCTCCTCCGGGTTCCTTGATCGACGGGTGGCAGGTGGCCAAACCCCTGGGGGCCGGAGGTTTTGCCCGCGTCTTCCTGGGGGAGAAGAGCGGCCGGCACCGTGCCATCAAGGTGGCACAACACCGGGAGGCCAGCGGCGACTTCAAGCAGACCCATGCGCGGACGCTGCGGGAGTTGACGGTGCTGCTCATGCTGGAGCACCCCAACATCGTGAGACCGCAGGGGCATGGCTTCGCGGAGAGTGGCAACCTCTACCTCGCGCTCGACTACGTGGAGGGCTGGACGCTCGCGGAGTGGGCGGAACGCAAGCATCCGACCGTGCGCGAAGTCCTCGGAGTCTTCGAGAAGCTCGTGGGTGCGCTGGCGTACATGCACGGCCGGGGCATCCTGCATCGGGACCTGAAGCTGTCCAACGTGCTCATCCGCAAGAGCGACGGCGAGCCCGTCATCATCGACTTCAGTTGCGCGACCTATACGCTCGCCAAAGACCTGACGGACGGGGGCTTGCCTCCGGGCACGGACCGCTACCGCGCGCCCGAGCAGTTCCACTTCCTGCGCGAGCACAGGGACGAGCAGCGGGCCCGCTACGCCTTCCAGGTCGCCGACGAAATCTTCGCGGTCGGCGTCATGCTCCACGAGTTGCTGACGGACCCGCGACCGACGGAGTTCCGTCCACGCTTCGACTTGAACAACGAGGCCTTTCCTCCGCCGTCGCCCCGCTCGGCGAATGCGCGGGTTCCAGAGGCGGTGAGTGATCTCATCGAGAGCATGCTGGCCCTGGATCCCAAACGGCGCCCGGTTGACACCGAGGCGTTGCGCCGCGAGCTGGCGGAACTCCGGGCCGACCCCAGCGCTGAATACGACGTGCCGGGGCATCCGCCCTCGGAACAGCGTCACGGAGGGGCGGCCCCCGCGGCACTGGCGTTGCCCTCTGCCCCCCGGTCCCTCAAGAGACACGTCGCCCGGGTTGAGCGCCCGCGAGGCCGGGGCCGGTGGAGTGCGGTCCTCGCCGGCGTTGTCGCGCTTGTCGTTGTCGCGCTCCTTTGGCGCGCCTCGGGGGGCGTTTCCTGGAGCCCTGTCGAGCCGCGCGTCGCCACGGGTGAGCGCTCTCCCGTCACTGCCCGTTCCGCACCGCCCAAGACAAGCCCTCCTGCTATGTCCACCCCCAGCCCCTCGCCCGTGACGGCCCCGGGGCCCTCAATCGCCGCTGCTCTGAAGGAAGGTTCAACCGTGAAGACCCCGCCGACTGAAACGCCGCCCTCAGGCCGCACACCTCGCATGACAAAGAGGGCTGTTGCCGCCGTCGAGTGCGCGTCGCTGTCGCTCGCCGCCGCGCTGATGGCGGGTTGCCCCGGTGCCCAGATCCGGCCCGAGTCCTTCACCTGTCCGGCAGGTGCGGAAGAGGCCATGCGGGAGCAGCTCCACTGGAAATACGGAGATCGCTTCACCATCCGATACGACGACCGCCAACCGGAACAGGAAGACGTGTGGCTCACCGCTGGCGCGGAGGTCGTGGGGGTGGTTCCGAAAGGACTGGCCAGCAATAGGCAAAAGGAGATCGCCCCGACTGGGACGCGCTTCTACGGCAAGGTTTATTACCTCTCCGACAAGATGGGGCGTGCGGATGGGCCAGCACTCGTCATCCGGTATGACCGCGTGAAGCTCCCGGGCCAGGACGAGTACCCCATCTGCTTCGTGGTGGAGAAGGGGCCCGTGGTGTTCAAGGACGGCAAGGTGAAGGCGATCAACCGGGGCGGCGGTGAGGTCGTGCGCCGCTGGCCCTGA
- a CDS encoding winged helix DNA-binding domain-containing protein: MPTDVLSRQALNRATLARQLLLTREKMTVPRAIEHLVGLQAQLARPPYLALWSRLQGFQRDALTKLALKRELARGTMMRGTLHLMTAKDYLRYRGLFQPLLNAAMNSVLKERAAALDLPALLATAKPFLQEQPRTFEEVREHLMKHHVDGDERAMGFATRIGLPLVQVPEAGLEWGWPGNSCFTLAESWLGEELSTDDDASPLVLRYLAAFGPATVADMQSWSGIKPLKDAFEKVRGKLVEFRDEKKRVLFDLPKAPRPPEETPAPVRFLPDFDNLILSHADRTRVVPEEHREKLSTKNLRVLNVFLVDGHVAGSWSTERKKGIATLVCKPFEPLKKAAKDALAQEGEDLLRFSDPDAAKVAVRFAT, encoded by the coding sequence ATGCCCACCGACGTGCTGTCCCGTCAGGCCCTCAACCGCGCCACGCTCGCGCGCCAACTGCTGCTCACGCGCGAGAAGATGACCGTGCCGCGAGCCATCGAGCACCTGGTGGGACTCCAGGCCCAGCTCGCGCGTCCGCCGTACCTGGCCCTCTGGTCGCGTTTGCAGGGCTTCCAGCGTGACGCGCTCACGAAGCTGGCGCTGAAGCGGGAGCTGGCGCGCGGCACGATGATGCGCGGCACGCTGCACCTGATGACCGCGAAGGACTACCTGCGCTACCGGGGCCTCTTCCAGCCCCTGCTCAACGCGGCCATGAACTCCGTGCTGAAGGAGCGCGCCGCGGCGCTGGACCTGCCCGCGTTGCTGGCCACGGCGAAGCCCTTCCTCCAGGAGCAGCCGCGCACCTTCGAGGAGGTGCGCGAGCACCTGATGAAGCACCACGTGGACGGCGACGAGAGGGCCATGGGCTTCGCCACGCGGATTGGATTGCCGCTCGTGCAGGTGCCCGAGGCGGGGCTGGAGTGGGGCTGGCCCGGCAACTCCTGCTTCACGCTGGCGGAGTCCTGGCTGGGCGAGGAGCTCTCCACGGACGACGACGCATCGCCGCTGGTGCTGCGTTACCTGGCGGCCTTCGGTCCCGCCACCGTGGCGGACATGCAGTCCTGGTCCGGCATCAAGCCGCTGAAGGACGCCTTCGAGAAGGTACGCGGCAAGCTGGTGGAGTTCCGCGACGAGAAGAAGCGCGTCCTCTTCGACCTGCCCAAGGCCCCGCGCCCGCCGGAAGAGACGCCCGCGCCGGTGCGCTTCCTGCCGGACTTCGACAACCTCATCCTCTCCCACGCGGACCGCACCCGCGTCGTGCCAGAGGAGCACCGCGAGAAGCTGTCCACGAAGAACCTGCGCGTGCTCAACGTGTTCCTGGTGGACGGGCACGTCGCCGGCTCGTGGAGCACCGAGCGCAAGAAGGGCATCGCGACCCTGGTGTGCAAGCCATTCGAGCCGCTGAAGAAGGCAGCGAAGGACGCCCTGGCGCAGGAGGGAGAGGACCTCTTGCGCTTCAGCGACCCGGACGCCGCGAAGGTGGCGGTGCGGTTCGCCACCTAG
- a CDS encoding DUF2381 family protein, whose translation MLQPLRLALPLTLMLAWGATAQAQQATRTRAERKRAVTIASTSADPLPIVHVAGDTPTLFLFTSPIQKKTLTFDESRLRVLDAGERSVIVQPVADLREGERQEIGVFFADGQARTRAAFVLVTDPAEVDSRIDVQRPEPPNTACQPMPQAPAPKPEDFVLLGYVDKGGVTTSSIQVKSEFVQGLALESLYAFRGAGWILTDMWILNRSSQSAWSPQEATFLGRVGVPLRARLVTENPGPIPPGEGRRVLAVVEVPETEADLVFTLEVRGEGGRRLTIPGVRFPLPVAGAAR comes from the coding sequence TTGCTCCAACCCTTGAGATTGGCTCTTCCCCTGACGCTCATGCTCGCCTGGGGAGCCACCGCGCAGGCCCAGCAGGCCACGAGGACACGCGCTGAGCGCAAGCGCGCTGTGACCATCGCGAGCACGTCGGCCGATCCGTTGCCCATCGTCCATGTGGCGGGGGACACGCCGACGTTGTTCCTCTTCACTTCGCCCATCCAGAAGAAGACCCTGACCTTTGATGAGTCCCGGCTCCGCGTCCTGGATGCCGGCGAGCGCTCCGTCATCGTTCAGCCCGTGGCCGACCTCCGCGAGGGCGAGCGACAGGAAATCGGGGTCTTCTTCGCCGACGGCCAGGCGCGGACACGGGCTGCCTTCGTGCTCGTGACCGACCCCGCCGAAGTGGACTCGCGGATCGACGTGCAGCGCCCGGAGCCGCCCAACACGGCCTGCCAGCCCATGCCCCAGGCCCCCGCGCCGAAGCCGGAAGACTTCGTGCTGCTCGGCTACGTGGACAAGGGCGGCGTCACAACGTCCAGCATCCAAGTCAAATCGGAGTTTGTGCAGGGCCTTGCTTTGGAATCGCTCTACGCCTTTCGGGGTGCCGGTTGGATTCTGACGGACATGTGGATCCTGAACCGCTCCAGCCAATCCGCATGGTCACCCCAGGAGGCGACGTTCCTGGGGCGTGTGGGCGTGCCCCTGCGGGCGCGGCTCGTGACGGAGAATCCGGGCCCCATTCCTCCAGGAGAGGGCAGGCGCGTGCTCGCGGTCGTGGAAGTGCCAGAGACGGAAGCGGACCTCGTCTTCACCTTGGAAGTGCGCGGGGAGGGTGGGCGTCGTTTGACGATTCCGGGCGTGCGCTTCCCGCTGCCTGTCGCAGGAGCCGCCCGATGA
- a CDS encoding TIGR03885 family FMN-dependent LLM class oxidoreductase: MPLIGFHASHEQFPPSELLRLCQKAEGAGFQAALNSDHFHPWTEAQGQSGFAWAFMGAALATTGLSFGSVTAPGQRYHPAIVAQALGTLNEMYPGRAWMALGSGQYLNEAITGTGWPAKDLRNARLKECVDILRALFRGETVTHRGLVTVEEAKLYTRPRDMPLLIGAAVTPKTAKWVGNWADGLITTARPPEELRKVVEAFREGGGEGKPMFLKVQLSYAKDDELAREGAYNQWASNIFANSVLTDLRTPAQFQEAADVVQPHDLDGPLRVSSSLQQHVDWLGEDLRLGFDRLYLHNVNREQDGFIEAFGEKVIPALMR, from the coding sequence ATGCCCCTCATCGGCTTTCACGCGTCGCACGAACAGTTCCCGCCCAGCGAGCTTCTGCGCCTCTGCCAGAAGGCGGAGGGCGCGGGCTTCCAGGCCGCGCTCAACTCCGACCACTTCCACCCGTGGACGGAGGCGCAGGGGCAGAGCGGCTTCGCCTGGGCGTTCATGGGCGCGGCGCTCGCGACCACCGGGTTGTCCTTCGGCTCCGTCACGGCGCCGGGCCAGCGCTACCACCCGGCCATCGTCGCGCAGGCGTTGGGCACCCTGAACGAGATGTATCCCGGCCGGGCCTGGATGGCGCTCGGCAGCGGCCAGTACCTCAACGAGGCCATCACCGGAACGGGCTGGCCCGCGAAGGACCTGCGCAACGCGCGCCTGAAGGAGTGCGTGGACATCCTGCGCGCCCTCTTCCGGGGCGAGACGGTGACACACCGGGGGCTCGTCACGGTGGAGGAGGCGAAGCTCTACACGCGCCCCAGGGACATGCCGCTGCTCATCGGCGCGGCGGTCACGCCGAAGACGGCGAAGTGGGTGGGGAACTGGGCGGACGGCCTCATCACCACCGCGCGGCCCCCGGAGGAGCTGCGCAAGGTGGTGGAGGCGTTCCGCGAAGGCGGCGGCGAGGGCAAGCCAATGTTCCTCAAGGTGCAGCTGTCCTACGCGAAGGACGACGAGCTCGCGCGTGAAGGCGCGTACAACCAGTGGGCGTCGAACATCTTCGCCAACAGCGTGCTCACGGACCTGCGCACGCCCGCGCAGTTCCAGGAGGCCGCGGACGTGGTGCAGCCGCACGACCTGGACGGCCCGCTGCGCGTCTCCAGCAGCCTCCAGCAGCACGTGGACTGGCTGGGGGAAGACCTGCGCCTGGGCTTCGACCGGCTGTACCTGCACAACGTCAACCGCGAGCAGGACGGCTTCATCGAGGCCTTCGGTGAGAAGGTGATTCCCGCGCTCATGCGCTAA
- a CDS encoding serine/threonine protein kinase produces MSASEFRLPRGAILFTRDGFQYEFREDLGEVHHGLSLLLARRRTPEGSIRGKVLLKAAGVPKLADLPRIKRARTKLEEQVRLATYLDHPAILRVHGLHKAEGCWYVITEHPSGHSISNLLTLAGECGRRFSPLFTLHVGARVAEALEHAHEAQDEQGRPLHIVHRALDVENLFVDWNGDVRVSDFGLALSDLPGRVSSTVRRPQGDAFYSSPEMLLSGRVDARSDLFALGNVLLELATGKNILDAPDDLTEEVKSALSVRQRRRVRHAIKRAQLAGSPPMVADAIWRAATYTQADLEALTEPLPQGLRVTLRKLLQPRPDDRYQTARELAADLRRWIGEGAAYGKNEAVAELHEMAKRAREVMVELGMRRPRGIQPSQDEISTN; encoded by the coding sequence ATGTCGGCAAGTGAGTTCAGGCTTCCACGCGGGGCCATTCTCTTCACGCGGGATGGCTTCCAGTACGAGTTCCGCGAAGACCTGGGAGAGGTCCACCACGGGTTGAGCCTCCTGTTGGCCCGGCGCCGCACTCCCGAGGGCAGCATCCGAGGCAAGGTGCTGCTCAAGGCGGCGGGCGTTCCGAAACTGGCGGACCTGCCCCGCATCAAGCGTGCGCGGACGAAGCTGGAAGAACAGGTGCGCCTCGCGACGTACCTCGACCATCCGGCCATTCTTCGCGTCCACGGGCTGCACAAGGCGGAAGGGTGCTGGTACGTCATCACCGAGCATCCGTCAGGGCACAGCATCAGCAACCTGCTGACGCTCGCCGGAGAGTGCGGTCGCCGGTTCTCGCCCCTCTTCACGCTCCATGTCGGGGCTCGCGTCGCGGAGGCCCTGGAGCATGCCCACGAGGCGCAGGATGAGCAGGGGCGCCCTCTCCACATCGTCCACCGGGCGCTCGACGTGGAGAACCTCTTCGTCGATTGGAACGGCGATGTGCGGGTCTCTGACTTCGGGCTCGCCCTGTCGGACCTGCCCGGCCGTGTTTCGTCCACGGTGCGCCGGCCGCAGGGTGATGCGTTCTACTCCTCCCCGGAGATGCTCCTGTCAGGCCGCGTGGATGCGCGTTCAGACCTCTTCGCCCTGGGCAATGTCCTGCTTGAACTGGCGACCGGGAAGAACATCCTCGATGCCCCGGATGACTTGACCGAAGAGGTGAAGAGCGCGCTCTCGGTCCGGCAGCGCAGGCGCGTTCGGCATGCCATCAAGCGGGCCCAGCTCGCGGGGAGCCCGCCCATGGTTGCGGATGCCATCTGGCGCGCGGCGACCTATACACAGGCGGACCTGGAGGCACTGACGGAGCCGCTTCCGCAGGGGTTGCGCGTGACGCTGCGCAAGCTCCTTCAACCCCGGCCCGACGACCGCTACCAGACGGCGCGCGAACTTGCGGCGGACCTGCGTCGATGGATTGGAGAGGGAGCCGCCTACGGCAAGAACGAAGCAGTGGCGGAGCTGCACGAGATGGCGAAGCGAGCCCGCGAGGTGATGGTCGAACTGGGCATGCGGCGCCCTCGTGGCATCCAGCCGTCCCAGGACGAGATCAGCACGAACTAG